One Gossypium hirsutum isolate 1008001.06 chromosome A08, Gossypium_hirsutum_v2.1, whole genome shotgun sequence genomic window, ATAGGGATGCGCCTTGGTCAAAGGGAAATGATAGTCCTTGACCAAAAGGATCATTGAGGTCAAAAGAATTGGAGGCACCTGCTTGGTCTGTGTTACCTAGATTTTCTGGTCGATCAGCAAACCAACCAGCAAAAAGTTCATTTCTCTAAGTTGATTATCAATGCTAGAACTTCCTGTATGGTCCAACGAAAAATTACCAGTGAAATTCTCGTTTAGGTGGGTCATTTTTGTTTTTTAGcaatatgaaaatttgaaaatcaaaagtTTGTCAATGCTCATCGCACCAAATTGTTGAGTATTTTAGAGTGTATGTCCCTTTCAGATGTGTTAAACtatgtatttatatgatatgTTTATCGTTCATGGATGTGATATCATAGGTAGGTTCTCATGCATGTCGACACGTACCTTACTCTAGAGCTAACACGTGTTCTCTGGATGTGGGTTCACCTACATGGTGGTGCGAACCCATATCGTGCAGTCTCATAGAAGGGTGCGAGCACCTTACATGCGAACCCAAAGTGTGAATCGCGTAGAGTATGGGTCAGGACCCAATTGGGTTATCGGGTAGTGGGTCAGTAATAGTGAGTATAATAacaattatttttctttactttataaaaaatttctcaaactttttcaaccaaaaaaatcatatttctatttttttatactaaatttaatacttgaattgctaaaatacattaaaaaaaactcttttGACAATTAGCGTTAACGGTTAATAGTAAAGTTAatagcttttaattttttatttatttttagttatttcagcCATGTGCTATGTTGTGATTGTGACGTGTATTTCGAGAGGGCACCAATGAGTTTCTGAGTGCAAGAAGATAACTTTGTCTTTCTTCTTTCCCCGAAacacaagaaaagaaaaggaataaaagAAAAAGCTAATCATCATTATAGATCATAATGGGAGCAGAGTTtagattcaaaatttattttatctttttcttttctggcTTCATCTGCCTTCCAAGTGCAATGGGAATAGCTCCAGAGTTCTGGTTCCCTCCTTTTTAAATGACAATCTGCTTGCTTCTTCCATGCACTCAAATGATCCGCTCCTGCATTTCTCTTATATGAACTATCCTCCTGTATTAGAAAATGCATGCTTAATTTCTTGAGcttcatatttattaaaataaaactggAAAACTAAGATATATAATAATCAAGGCGTTTGGAGGTACCCTAGTATTCAAAGTTACAGTGGTAATGGGAGCTGAGTTTCTGGGACAAAGGTGGTGTTGTGCTTATACTTTTGTGTCTCACGTGCTTTGTGGTTTTGGAACCAGTAGAAAACGTTTTTGCCTTCGATATTGTCGTACTTCCCCCCCCCCCTGTGCAGTGATTTGTCGTACGTTTGGGGTTCGCATCTCCCTATACTTCATCTCCAAATTTTTTATTTGCTCGTGTTGGACTCCACCACATACCTCCAGTTTGCATATCAAAATGTTACTCGAATTTGTCAtgtattctatatatatatatatatagaataatttcctatatattttttagaaatttctaattttttaatttctttatcttTGTGCAACATTTGTAATATGTTTATATCTTTTTAATATGTtcaattttttctatattttttataaattttaaatagtttttctatttttttatattttctaaaatttataatgttcaatgtttttatatatttttaaaaaattgtaataatttttatattttttataaattaaaatattttttacattttttgccACTTGTCACAAACATTACGTGACACATGGTGAGGACAACACAAAAAAGAGAGAgagttatttttttttgtatttattgaaAGTTTTGTTACTAATGTCTGCtctttttgacataatatttagaattattcatAACCCCTATTCAATcgataaataggaggataatatgtTTCAACTCACTTGAACTCACATCTATTTGCATTGGTTACAATACCCATACGAGTCGAACTAAGACTCTATCATCAAAgatatatacaatttaaaaaaaatttaactctaACATAATTCTTTGAGTAATATGTGTCATCAATAACTGACACATCATCATCATTATGTAATTATATTAACATTGTAAACACTGTTTAAATTACCCATTAGCCATTATGAAATCCTTAATACTTTCTTACAATATGTTAATAACTCAGTAGCACAAACAATGAAAAATAGAAGAAGATAATAGATTCAGAGATAATATCAGTTTTTCGTTTTTCGATAGCCTTTTTGCTtacaaacaaaatattaaatagtaatccTCATAACCAATTCAATAGCAAACAAAATCCGTTAAATTTGTTGGCACCCTCCTTTCCTTCACTCCTCTGCGTCGGTGCGTATGTGCATTATCCTCCAGCTGGACATTCTCATGCTGCCTCGCATCTTGCTTAGGAGATCCAGTGTCAACATGGTCAATAGGGTCTTGCACCATGACATCACCCCTTCTTCAATTGGAACCTTGCCCCCAAGGTTCGAATGGACTTCTTGATGGCCATCATGGTCGAGTAGAAAGGGTAACGGTGTAACCTATTGCGCTGGTTGGCCCCGGCAAGGTTTAAGTTGTGAAATGTGAAAGACAGGATGGAGTCGAACGGATTCTAGAAGTTTCAATTTATACGCTACTGCTCCCACCTTTTTTTCCACTTGATATGGTCCAAAAAAACGTGGACTGAGTTTTTGTTGCCTTCTCAACTGAAAAGATACTTGCTGATATGGTTGAAGTTTTACAAAAGCCCAACTTCCTATTTCCAACTCCAATTCCCTTCGTTGTTGATTTTCCTGATTCTTTATTCTAATCTGAGGTTGCATCAGATTTTTCTTTAACACTCGAAGTATCTTATCTCACTCCTAGAGCATGGTTAACCAGTTCATTTCTTGAAGCACCTTCTAAATAATCTATCATAAGGGGCGGGTCTCGGCCACAAAAAGCTTTAAATGGCGTCATGCTTGCTGAGCTTTGATATGCTGTGTTATACCAGTATTTTGCCCAAGGCAGGTATTGTTCCTATTTACTTTGATCTTCATCGGCCATACTCTTAAGTACATCTCCAAGCATCTGTTTAAGGCTTCAGTTTGTCCATCAGTTTGGGGGTAGTATGCAGAACTCATACATAGCTCTGTACCTTGAAGTCGCGCCATTTTAGTCCAAATATCACTAGTAAACACTCTATGCCGATCACTAACCAAGGATTTAAGGATTCCATGTAGCTTCACCACTCCTTGGACCAATACCCTCGCTACTATTTTGCTATCAAACTTCTTCGGTAGTGAAGAAAAATGAGCATATTTGGAAAGGGGACCTACAAACACTAAAACAGTTTCTTTCCTATAAGATTTAGGCAACCTGACAATAAAATCTAATGATAAATCCTAAAATACTTGTTCTGGTATAGGTAGTGGTTGTAAAAGACCAGCAGGTTTCAAACTCTCACTTTTCATATGCTGACAAGTCTGACAATTCTTCACAAAATTTCTCACACCACGCTTCAAATTTTACCAGAAGAAATAAGCTGCAATTCTCTGATACGTACGGTTTATTCCTGCATGTCCTCCAGTTTTGGAATCAAGAAACTCTCTCATCAACAAAGTCCTGAATGCAATTTCATTTGGAACTACAATGCGCCCTTTGAACACTATTAGCCCTTCTTGCTCCTTGTAATCTTCGTGATCCTGTTGATTTTCCTTAAGTGAAGATCTTAATTGGCGCAATTCTGGATCCAAAACACTGGTCACTCTTATATCTTGGAGTACACCAAACCTAGGTTGGgataaatgtaacaaccctaacccctacctgtcaccggaacagggtttcggagcattaccagaatatCTAGAACATGTTTCAATTCATTCATGCAAATCACTATTCATTAACcgagattattcataacgtcccttagtTGGACCCTCAAGATCCaaaacgagcattagaatcgaatcgagacttaatcgggacctctaagaatttttcatgaaattacaaaatttttccaagttgcagggctcacacgccccgtgctagaggccgtgttcgaccctgtgtaactctctgacatgcacacacagccatgccacacgcccgtgtgctaggccgtgtggttaaataatttaattcatattaggcaaagatttcacacggccaagtcacacgcccatgttaccaggccgggtgtcacacacggtctagacacacgcccgtgtgtctgcctatatggacaaaatgaagccattttctagcttcatttctcacccaaaatcacccaAAAACCTGCACAATAAACACTTAAccaatttcaaccaattcaagtatttaaagtaagcaatttcatcatttaacaaggcataccatttcatacataaATAGTTACCAACTCACCTTATCTTAAATTAGACATTCACGAAATTGGGTCACATGAACTTAGCATAACACATGTggatatatatatcataacaatTTACTAATCTTTTCCCAAAATGAACCatcattagccattccaatggctaggttacaaaatgacacttcaagccactattggccaagtttccctatacatgccattataccaaaatgatttcactaaaatcatagatgagctcatcaatcaaacatatacatgccactattGGCTAAATTCCCTAAACATATACAATCAATCAAACATGTTGGTCACTAAAATCTTCATAttaatcaagtaacatagatgagctcatcaagcaatgtTCTTTTAAGTCATTATCATTTATCTCAAGATTTTCATTCCAAGTCAAAATTTATATGTCCATTGGATCATTGAAATTCCAATGAAGTCTAAAGTAGAACACTtgaggtgtacgattcaataatttGTCAATTACTATCGAGGGTAACCCTTAAGGAACTtaaccaaggaacacactctcgagccatatgTCGTATGACAGGAtcaccagtccaagctaaatctttTATATAGCGTAGGCTCCAAAGCttgattaggattaccagtccaggctaaaccctaatcttaACGCATTgattaggattactagtccaggctaaaccctaatcttaacgcatactcgagaggtattgtattaggattacccgtccgggctaaatcctttatataataaagtcattgggattactcgtccgaCCTAAATCctgtccacaacaaatgcaggaccttattaatTTCGGGAAAGCATATACATTCATCAGAATTCAATGTTCAATTGGGACTTAACCTTTTATCATCATTTCATGCATGTATAAATTTTTCCATCATAACATACAAGTAACGCAcattaacataaatcacattacatacaataaaacattcaatttacataattacatattcggttaagttacacgaacttacctcgacacttgtccGCATaagaatctactaatccgaaatctTTTCCTTTCCTCAATCTAACCTCAAGTTTGTGTtttttggatctatataaatgaatttaatcattaatttcatacatttcttACTTAaacggactcaatttacgtcctaggaaaaattatcattttgcctctaactttaccaaaaattatgattttgtccctaggcccagaaaatgaaacttgtgcaaattactccctattccaagtctAACTAAaaccccattacaaattttctagtacatgtttacataaaatttcaaaatttttccttcaatttcacaagtttacattttggtccctaaatcaagttttcatcaaaaatcactttgtaaaagttgtttatctatcaagaatctttcattttctaccataaatttctaatttcctgcataatacatccatgacccattttcataccttgataacttttcaaattaatcccaaTTTTTCTTTACAACCAAACTGGGATCTCTAGCTCTTGTGCTCTCTAAGGAGTCATATTAACAAGTGCCCCTCGACTTGCAGAATCTGTCATTCTCATTTCCATCGGGAGCAACCCCTCATAGAAATACTGCAAGAGTGACTATTCAGTCAGTCCATATTGTGGGAAATTTGCACACAACTTTTTGTACCGCTCTCAGTAATCTAGAGCGACTCAATCTCTTTTTTATGGATTCCTACAATATCCCTCCTTAGTTTAACTGCTCGAGCTTCTAGAAAGAACCTGTGAAGAAATAAATGAGACAAGTAAGACCATGTATTGACAAATCctggaggtaaataaaatagtcGTTCTTTAGTAGAGTTGGCTAGCAAGAAAGGAAAAGCATGAAGTTTAATTTGATCCCTGGTTACTCCCTAAGGCTTCATGCTTGTGCAGACCATATGGAATTATTTGATATAGGCGTTCGaattttcattttgtaacccaTGGAAGGTGGGCAATAGATGAATCAGGTCAGATTTAAACTCAAACAGTTTTCTCCACAGTTGGCATATAGTTTTCTCCACCATCTCGTTTGGTTTGGCGAATGAGAAAATGCCATCTATGTAAGATACGATTTCGAACTTGGGATGTGGTCATTTACCATCTCGAATGGCTTCTCTTTGCAGTTTTCTAGCCAACTTCTCTATTTTGAGACCCCAGTTTTGATCTGgtcataaagaaaacaaaaaaaaagttagaaaaaattatTTCCAATCCCCAGCAACAGTGCCAAAATTTaatgggcgtcgaaaccaccaaataaaaataatttctataataaaataactctaaataatAGTAAAGAGTAATAGGGTCGACTCCATAAGGATTGATGATTATGATAAACTTTCATGTTTTTCTCATGAACAAAATTTTTTCGTGTCGATAATCGTGGTAATAGACGTGCCCACGACTCCAAATGACctgctaaaaaataaattaaataaattataggaGTTTCAAAATgactagaaattaaataattgtgatagcataaataaataattaaataaatggaaactagaattaaattgggaaataaattcagattttgtaaACAAAGTTATAAAGTCTTCGCCCTAGACTCGGTGGATTTTGATTTTTTCAACCGATCCTTGAAAATTAGTTGATCCCTCCAaacaataagctggttatagcagcTAAGAATGTCCTAATCGCCAATTTTTCCTCTCATAGTTGATCCCAGTACAcccctgcaaaccaacccttaccgattgtCTACCCGTAATACATGCATTCGCAATTCAAGACCCTGATAGCTTTgcgttctgaagaacccaactcagATTAATGGACTCAATCGCATAGGAAGTTTAAATCCGATCACAATCGCTGTTAACTTGTTCACAAAAATCTGAATACAGCAGGTCGACTCGTCTTCCCAACTGTATGCCAAATCGACTCCAACCCAATGCTctttttgaattgaaaagttAACTTTAAGGGACAAATTTGTCAATCCAAATATTCTAGAGAGATAGTGAATACCAATTTGAAGGATTTTTAATACGGATACGTTTCTCACGACTCCTGACCAGAAAGAATACTAGCCTAAAGCTAATTTGAATTTAGTGAAGCATCAATTTAATCATGCTTTGGTTGGCTATGCAAGTGGATTTGAATAGAAATAGTCATAGATGAAATGGGAAGGACTTGGGAAACAATTaagccaaaaattgaaatgggaACAAAAGTTGGTAGAATGCCTCCACACTTTCAtgcaaaataagaaagaaaaataaattgatttctatTCAATTGCCAGGCAAATCAAAGAGTCTTTTTTCAAGTGCACCACACCACCTATCTATACATAAACCATATGCTAATTTTAGGCTTGTTCCACCTACCACTAACTACATAcattaatatcaaatttattttctaattttggctTTTACAAGGTAAAATTCTAACCAGCCCCTCAAATgtctaaaatttacaatttagtccttattatatttcccatgcttcaatttaatcccttctTTGCTTGTCTTTGATTTAAAGCACCCGAATTTCATCCTTGTCAATatttaaacacaaaattcatcaactAGCAGGAATTAATTCAAGAACAAGTCGAGTTAAGaatgaaaaatatgcaaaataaataagCTATCCGTTTCTCACCCCCTAAGGTATTATATGTCTATAGGCGTAGGATTAGCAACTACTACTAAAGCGCAACCCTCTAAATCATATAAGGTAAAgctctttttctaaattttactTGATTATTTCACTCAACACTCACTTATATTACCCAACTTCGATCCAGGGAACCTCATCTTATCGGTGTCAAGCTACCTTAAGTCTTATTGAGCATTCATCAACACACTTTGAAGCATTTAAACAAAACAACCATTGGGTAAAGTAGTAATATAAACCATATCAATCCATAACATTAATCGAAGTTAAAACATCATCCAAAGCAA contains:
- the LOC107945524 gene encoding uncharacterized protein — its product is MVMIEERQDYLSNVISTLTTEHLVRKGCEAYLAFVFDSGSEKPSVIDIQTVKDFLDIFPDELLITLEKNQNWGLKIEKLARKLQREAIRDELRQLRSSLKENQQDHEDYKEQEGLIVFKGRIVVPNEIAFRTLLMREFLDSKTGGHAGINRTYQRIAAYFFWLPKSYRKETVLVFVGPLSKYAHFSSLPKKFDSKIVARVLVQGVVKLHGILKSLVSDRHRVFTSDIWTKMARLQGTELCMSSAYYPQTDGQTEALNRCLEMYLRVWPMKIKVNRNNTCLGQNTGITQHIKAQQA